Proteins encoded together in one Rhipicephalus sanguineus isolate Rsan-2018 chromosome 9, BIME_Rsan_1.4, whole genome shotgun sequence window:
- the LOC119404341 gene encoding uncharacterized protein LOC119404341: MTSALKQARSHYQLWLFLTLCEKLLIPASAGATADCSGHFVIEDSTVKLFVQQHVNSSEDATECRYTFQAPPKSGLLIIANDIRAVNDGEIPGCPVSIYSNDDGHGDPLFSLCGHYSTVTIPVPSHSSLLVYKPVFRGTAYTLTLDLQVASTGESNLRACGDSRLNTVSIVPVRYSVGFRADSGDTSDFCDVNVRSTTAQETLSINCVLTSNGVCNYDVLLRDGSAAPSKNYVDLEASGGSATVRLHPAGTSGVLISKIPAEFEPVTFLKHPPSFVFGEGSFPNVTSDSSINETNVSTVQTTTVDDVAPGLWNRTKQWFRKAWKSVKNAAESTVRSVRNWFNG; the protein is encoded by the coding sequence ATGACCAGCGCACTGAAACAGGCTCGATCGCACTACCAGTTATGGTTATTTTTGACGCTTTGCGAAAAGCTGCTGATTCCCGCGTCAGCTGGTGCGACGGCCGACTGTTCCGGACACTTCGTCATCGAAGATTCGACCGTCAAACTGTTCGTGCAGCAGCACGTCAACTCCAGCGAGGACGCCACAGAATGTCGCTACACGTTCCAAGCACCACCAAAGTCCGGCTTGCTGATAATCGCCAACGACATCAGGGCCGTGAACGACGGCGAGATACCTGGATGTCCAGTGAGCATCTACAGCAACGACGACGGGCACGGTGACCCGCTGTTCTCATTGTGCGGTCACTATTCCACTGTGACCATCCCTGTGCCGTCTCATTCCTCCCTACTCGTGTACAAGCCGGTATTCAGAGGTACAGCTTACACGTTGACCTTGGATTTGCAAGTGGCTTCGACTGGAGAAAGCAATCTCCGTGCATGCGGCGATTCGCGTCTGAACACGGTGTCCATCGTGCCGGTCAGGTATTCGGTGGGTTTCAGGGCTGACTCAGGCGATACCTCTGATTTCTGCGACGTCAACGTGAGGAGCACGACCGCTCAAGAAACCTTAAGCATAAACTGTGTGCTCACCAGTAACGGCGTTTGCAACTATGATGTCCTTCTTCGGGACGGAAGTGCCGCGCCATCCAAAAATTATGTCGATCTTGAAGCTTCTGGTGGGTCGGCTACGGTCAGACTTCATCCTGCAGGCACATCTGGCGTTCTGATTTCCAAGATTCCTGCCGaattcgaacctgtgacctttttAAAACATCCACCGTCGTTTGTTTTTGGTGAAGGATCGTTTCCGAATGTCACAAGTGACTCGAGTATCAACGAGACTAATGTTTCAACTGTGCAGACTACAACAGTCGATGACGTGGCCCCAGGTTTATGGAACAGGACGAAACAGTGGTTCAGAAAAGCGTGGAAAAGCGTAAAAAATGCCGCTGAGTCTACTGTCAGGAGCGTTCGAAACTGGTTTAACGGTTAG